A window of Lysobacterales bacterium genomic DNA:
CAACGGCCGCGCTGGGTGCAACGCGCTGCTCTTCATCCGCTCCGCAAGGGACCGGAAGCCATCCATCGCCGCCTTGCTGGCAGCCCGGGTCGGGGCAGCGCTTCGCGCCCGTCCGGGCAAAGACGCGCGCTCGAACCGCTGCGCGTTTACGCATGCCGCCCGTCCCAAAAGACTCCGCCGCGAACGCAACGCGGAGCCGCCGCCAGCGAGGGCTGGCAGGTTTCGCGCGCCTTTCGCCGGGTTGCTGCGGGATATCCAACCCGATCGAGCCCGGCTTCGTACGCGCATGCGCCCGCCTACGGCCTTTCCGGCCCACCGCCCTTCCGGCGATTCGGGGGCGTTTTCGTGCCTATCACACAGAATGGTGAAGCCGGTCACGCTGTTACGAATTGTGAATCGGTATCGTGCCCCCGCCGGGTGACATCGCTGTCAGGCAGAGTCACCTCACGACACCCAAGGGCACGACAGGACGCAAAAGGCGCCAGGGGGGCGCGACCTGCACACCCGTGTTTCCTGGGATCGACGAGCGCCAGGGCCTCAGGCTCCAGTCCGGCAATCGAGATGGCATAAGCGTCGAGGCACCTCAGGTTCTCAGAAGGCCGCACAGGCCCGCGCACTGTCCATGGGGCAGCGCGAGGTGAACGTGTACCCGAAACCCGGGGAGCTGGCACGACTTGTCGCAGGCGCGCACCGAGCGAGGGCTCGGCGGCCATCCGCCCACATTCACCGCAACTCAGGGGTTCGTCGATGCAACTTCTACGTTTGGGCCTGCGCGGCCTGGGTCTCGCAACACTGTTATTCAGCGCGGCAGCGGCCGGACAGGGGGCGAAGATCACACCGGCTTCGGCCTACGGCAGCACCAACCTGCAGCCGGCGGCCAACGCCATCGACAGCAACCCGCGGACCCGCTGGGAATCCGCTTACGGCGTCACCCCGAGCAGCCTTACGCTGGATCTCGGGCGCCAGCAGGCGCTCTCGCAGATCGTCATCGACTGGGAGGCCGCCAACGCCTCCGATTACACCGTGCTGGGCTCGAACGACAACAGCGTCTGGACCCAGATGGCTGTGCGCAACGGCGGCACCTTCGGCACCCGCACCGATACCCTGCCGCTGAGCGGCAGCTACCGCTACGTGCGCATCAACACCCTGCAGCGCAGCGCCGGCAACAGCTGGGGCTACTCGATCTGGGAAGCCAGCGTGTTTGGCGCGGCGCCGGCCTCAGGCGGCAACTGCAGCGATGGCTGCGTGAGCGCATTGAACGCGAGCACCATGCGCGCCACCGTGTCCCAGGGCAACATCGTCGACATCCACTACCGGGTCAACAACGGTGCGCAGCAGAACGTGCGCATGAGCAACAGCGCCGGGCAGTGGAGCTTCGACATCACCGGCCTGTCGGCGACCACGCCGGTCGCGATCAGCCACACCATCATCACCAACGGCGTTGGCCGCACCACGCCCTGGCGGACCTACACCCTGGCCTCGCTGGGCGGCAGCTCGTCGAGCAGCAGCTCTTCCAGCAGCTCCTCCAGCAGTTCTTCAAGCAGCAGCTCGTCGAGCAGCAGTTCCAGCAGCAGTTCGTCCAGCAGCTCGGCGCCGAGCTTCACCCTGTTCCGCGAAGCCGAGTCCTACACCAGCATGTCGGGCGTGGACGTGGAGAACACCACGGACACCGGCGCTGGCCGCAATGTGGGCTGGATCGACACCGGCGACTGGATGGCCTACGCGGGTGTCGGCATCCCGACCTCCGGCCGCTACCTGGTCGAGTATCGTGTCGCCAGCGCCAACGGCGGACGCCTCTCGCTCGATCTCAATGCCGGCAACATCCGCCTTGGCGAAGTGGCGATCCCGCCGACCGGCGGTTGGCAGTCTTGGGCCACGGTTTCGCAGACGGTCGATCTGACGGCCGGCACCTACAGCCTGGGCATCTACGCTGCGCAGGGCGGCTGGAACTTCAACTGGTTCCGCATCACCCGCATCTCCAACACGCCCGGCCGCGAGCTGGTGTGGTCGGACGAGTTCGACCGCATCGACGCGAGCAACTGGACCTTCGAAGTCAATGGTGACGGCGGCGGCAACCAGGAGCGGCAGTACTACACCAACGGCCAGAACGCCTCGATCCAATTCGACTCACTGGTCGGCAGCAATGTGCTGGTCATCGAAGCGCGCCGCGAGAACCCCGGCAACTACAACTGCTGGTACGGCCGCTGCGAGTACACCTCCTCGCGCATGATTTCGCGCGGCAAGCGGTCCTTCCAGTACGGTCGCATCGAAGCGCGAATCCGCCTGCCCAGCACGCAGGGCATCTGGCCGGCGTTCTGGATGCTCGGCAACAACCTGACCCAGGTCGGCTGGCCGCAGAGCGGCGAGATCGACATCATGGAGCACGTCGGGTTCGAGCCGAACCTGACCCACGGCGCGCTGCATGGCCCCGGCTACTCCGGTGGCAACCCGATCATTGGCACCTACAACGCCGGCGAACTGGTCAGCAACCGCTACCGCGTGTTTGCGGTGGAGTGGGACG
This region includes:
- a CDS encoding family 16 glycosylhydrolase; this encodes MSGVDVENTTDTGAGRNVGWIDTGDWMAYAGVGIPTSGRYLVEYRVASANGGRLSLDLNAGNIRLGEVAIPPTGGWQSWATVSQTVDLTAGTYSLGIYAAQGGWNFNWFRITRISNTPGRELVWSDEFDRIDASNWTFEVNGDGGGNQERQYYTNGQNASIQFDSLVGSNVLVIEARRENPGNYNCWYGRCEYTSSRMISRGKRSFQYGRIEARIRLPSTQGIWPAFWMLGNNLTQVGWPQSGEIDIMEHVGFEPNLTHGALHGPGYSGGNPIIGTYNAGELVSNRYRVFAVEWDAGSIRWFVDGQQFHSVTRAQVEARGAWVYDQPFFMLLNVAVGGGWPGSPNASSVFPQRMFVDYVRVYR